In Kangiella koreensis DSM 16069, a single window of DNA contains:
- a CDS encoding heavy metal translocating P-type ATPase has product MLELLVEGASCGSCVRKIERALLAIPGVESAEMNFAQRTVSVTGNVEASALIKAVEKAGYNAKLTAIESEDDALKEKEKADQVYYKRLVKETWIALSLGIPLMAYALITGEVNVNTTTERIAWLIVGILTFGVLYFSGKHFFVGAWKSFLNHSANMDTLIALGTGTAWLYSMVVVFFPGSVPDQARHVYFEATAIIIGLIDLGLALEIKARGRTSDAIKRLIGLQAKTARVVRDGKELDIAIDQVLIDDVVRVRPGEKIPVDGEVIEGHTAIDESMLTGEPMPVEKSQGDTIAAGTINKSGSILFKATRVGKDTALAQIINMVKRAQNSKPPIGRLADVISAYFVPVVMIIAVISALTWLNFGPEPAVAFAIVSATTVLIIACPCALGLATPMSVMVGVGKAAEAGVLIRNGEALQMASKISAMVLDKTGTITLGAPKVTDVLVAGEHDQQSVLRLAATLESGSEHPLAMAIVESAKDRGIETGKVSNFNAIAGHGVQAEVEGKTLLFGNEKLMHERNIYLGTFIEKAQSLASDAKTPMYFAVDNQLAAIIAVADPIKEDSIAAIKRLQHNGIRVVMLTGDNRATAKAVAEKAGIKEFFAEVLPEEKSKKVQELQMEGEVVGMTGDGINDAPALAIANVGFAIGTGTDVAIESADITLMRGSLHGLADAIAVSKATLRNIKQNLFGAFIYNVAGVPFAAGVLYPFLGMLLNPVIAGAAMAFSSLTVVTNANRLRLFKAQEH; this is encoded by the coding sequence ATGTTGGAACTGTTGGTTGAAGGAGCGAGTTGTGGTAGCTGCGTCAGAAAAATTGAAAGGGCATTGTTGGCTATTCCTGGAGTTGAGAGTGCTGAGATGAATTTTGCTCAGCGTACAGTAAGCGTGACTGGCAATGTAGAGGCATCTGCTTTAATTAAGGCGGTAGAAAAGGCCGGTTATAATGCCAAACTTACCGCTATTGAGAGCGAAGATGATGCATTAAAGGAAAAAGAAAAAGCCGATCAAGTTTATTATAAGCGTTTGGTGAAGGAAACTTGGATTGCCCTCTCACTGGGTATCCCCTTAATGGCCTACGCACTAATTACTGGTGAAGTTAACGTTAACACTACAACAGAGCGTATAGCGTGGCTAATAGTGGGCATATTGACATTTGGTGTTCTCTACTTTTCTGGTAAACATTTTTTTGTCGGTGCCTGGAAGTCCTTTCTTAATCATTCCGCCAATATGGATACGCTGATAGCGCTTGGAACCGGCACTGCATGGTTGTACTCAATGGTAGTGGTATTTTTTCCAGGCAGTGTACCCGATCAGGCACGCCATGTTTACTTCGAGGCTACTGCGATAATTATAGGCTTGATTGACCTTGGTCTAGCGCTGGAAATTAAAGCACGTGGTCGGACTTCGGATGCTATCAAGAGACTGATCGGACTGCAGGCAAAAACGGCTCGAGTGGTCCGTGATGGCAAAGAGTTGGATATCGCCATTGACCAGGTCTTAATAGATGATGTAGTGAGGGTACGTCCGGGTGAAAAAATTCCTGTTGATGGAGAGGTGATTGAAGGGCATACAGCAATTGACGAATCAATGCTAACTGGCGAGCCAATGCCGGTTGAAAAGAGCCAGGGTGATACCATAGCAGCGGGCACCATTAATAAATCTGGTTCGATTCTTTTTAAAGCTACGCGGGTTGGCAAAGACACTGCATTAGCGCAGATTATCAATATGGTAAAGCGCGCGCAAAATTCTAAACCTCCTATTGGCCGCCTAGCTGATGTGATTTCAGCATATTTTGTACCGGTGGTTATGATTATTGCTGTAATAAGCGCCTTGACTTGGCTTAATTTTGGACCTGAACCGGCAGTAGCTTTCGCCATTGTATCAGCTACTACGGTCTTGATTATCGCTTGCCCCTGCGCGCTGGGACTGGCAACACCAATGTCGGTGATGGTGGGTGTAGGTAAGGCAGCGGAGGCAGGTGTATTAATTCGTAACGGAGAAGCCTTGCAAATGGCATCGAAGATATCGGCAATGGTTCTTGATAAAACCGGTACCATTACCTTGGGAGCTCCCAAGGTCACCGATGTGCTGGTGGCCGGTGAGCATGATCAGCAGTCCGTTTTACGGTTGGCTGCAACGCTTGAGTCAGGCTCTGAGCATCCTTTAGCTATGGCTATTGTAGAGAGTGCTAAGGATAGAGGTATCGAAACTGGCAAGGTATCCAATTTTAACGCCATTGCCGGACATGGGGTGCAGGCCGAAGTGGAGGGTAAAACTCTGTTGTTTGGCAATGAAAAACTCATGCACGAACGAAATATTTATCTTGGAACCTTCATTGAAAAAGCTCAATCATTGGCTTCCGATGCAAAAACACCAATGTATTTTGCGGTAGATAATCAATTAGCAGCCATTATTGCCGTGGCCGATCCTATCAAAGAAGACTCAATTGCTGCCATTAAGCGCCTCCAGCATAACGGCATCCGGGTGGTTATGCTTACTGGTGATAATCGAGCCACAGCCAAAGCCGTAGCGGAAAAAGCGGGTATAAAAGAATTTTTTGCCGAAGTATTGCCCGAAGAAAAATCCAAGAAGGTGCAAGAGTTGCAAATGGAAGGCGAAGTAGTAGGTATGACAGGTGACGGCATCAATGATGCCCCTGCTTTAGCGATTGCTAATGTCGGTTTTGCCATCGGTACGGGTACTGATGTGGCCATTGAAAGTGCGGACATCACTTTGATGCGCGGTTCGCTGCACGGCCTTGCCGATGCCATAGCTGTTAGCAAGGCGACATTGCGCAATATTAAACAGAATTTATTCGGTGCCTTTATCTATAACGTGGCTGGTGTGCCCTTCGCGGCTGGAGTTTTGTATCCGTTTTTGGGCATGTTACTAAACCCTGTTATCGCAGGAGCTGCGATGGCATTTTCATCACTAACCGTCGTGACTAATGCCAACCGACTGCGTTTATTTAAAGCGCAGGAACACTAA
- a CDS encoding efflux RND transporter permease subunit, whose product MIESVIRWSIRNRFFVLLATLMLVGIGLYSLKNTPVDALPDLSDVQVIIKTSYPGQAPQVVEDQVTYPLTTSMLSVPGAVTVRGYSFFGDSYVYVIFDEDTDAYWARSRVLEYLSQVAPTLPTSARPQLGPDATGVGWVYLYALVDRTGKHDLSQLRSLQDWFLKYELQTVPGVSEVSSLGGMVKQYQVKVNPEKLRAFGIPLSHIQTAIKRGNQEVGASVIEMAEAEYMIRASGYIQGIEDLATIPLGVDSNGTPLLLRDVAEIEVGPQIRRGIAELNGEGETVGGIVVMRIGENAQKTINGVKAKLEKLKAGLPEGVEVVTVYDRSGLIERAVENLWHKLLEEFLVVALVCMIFLFHIRSSLVAIISLPVGILTAFIVMHWQGLNANIMSLGGIAIAIGAMIDGAIVMIENMHKHMERTPLTDKNRWQIVTESAAEVGPALFFSLLIITVSFVPVFTLEAQEGRMFSPLAFTKTYAMAASAALAVTLVPVLMGYFIRGKILPENKNPINRVLTGLYMPALKTVLRFPKVTLALALLLTLVGFWPVNKIGSEFIPNLDEGDLMYMPTTYPGLSIGKAREVLQQTDKLIATIPEVKTVFGKIGRAETATDPAPLTMIETFIQLKPKNEWREGMTTDKLKKEMDALIKFPGLTNAWVMPIKTRIDMLATGIKTPVGIKVAGEELKEIQQIGQQLEQILKDVPGTASVYSERVAGGRYIKVDIQREKAARYGLNIADVQQVVATAIGGMNVTQTVEGLERYPVNLRYPQDYRNSPEQIGLLPIVTSSGQRIALADVAKIYVEDGPPAIKSENARLNGWTFVDIENVDVGTYVKAAMETVQQRLDLPAGYSVTWSGQYEYMLRAKEKLTYVVPLTLLIIIVLLYMNFRSFAEVAIIMGTLPLAMIGSFWLMYLLGYNFSVAVGVGFIALAGVAVEIGVIMLVYLNQAYVRMQIECEAEGTTPKRDELHHAVLHGAGQRVRPVMMTAAAIVVGLLPIMYGSGTGSEVMSRIAAPMVGGMLSAVLLTLLVLPAVYFLWRERVLRD is encoded by the coding sequence ATGATTGAGTCAGTGATCCGTTGGTCCATCCGCAACCGTTTCTTTGTGCTATTGGCCACTTTAATGCTTGTAGGCATTGGCCTGTATTCCCTTAAGAATACGCCAGTGGACGCTCTCCCTGATTTGTCGGATGTACAGGTCATCATCAAAACCAGCTATCCCGGCCAAGCACCACAGGTAGTGGAGGATCAGGTAACTTACCCTCTTACCACCTCTATGCTTTCAGTCCCCGGTGCTGTGACTGTACGTGGATATTCTTTCTTTGGTGATTCATATGTGTACGTTATCTTCGATGAAGACACAGATGCTTATTGGGCGCGCTCACGAGTCCTGGAGTATCTGTCACAAGTTGCACCAACATTACCAACCAGCGCCCGCCCACAATTGGGCCCGGATGCTACCGGTGTTGGCTGGGTTTACTTATACGCTTTGGTTGACCGCACCGGTAAACACGATCTTAGCCAGTTACGTAGTCTGCAGGACTGGTTTTTGAAGTACGAGTTACAAACCGTTCCAGGTGTTTCAGAAGTCTCTTCACTTGGCGGTATGGTCAAGCAGTATCAGGTAAAAGTAAACCCTGAGAAATTACGTGCTTTCGGTATCCCTCTATCTCATATTCAAACAGCAATTAAACGTGGTAATCAGGAAGTGGGGGCCTCAGTGATAGAGATGGCAGAAGCCGAATATATGATACGTGCAAGTGGTTATATTCAAGGAATTGAAGATTTGGCAACCATTCCGCTTGGGGTTGACAGCAATGGTACGCCTTTACTACTAAGGGACGTAGCAGAAATTGAAGTAGGACCACAGATTCGCCGTGGTATAGCGGAACTCAACGGTGAGGGTGAAACCGTTGGTGGCATCGTTGTGATGCGTATCGGTGAAAACGCGCAGAAAACTATCAATGGTGTTAAAGCTAAACTTGAGAAACTTAAGGCTGGGTTGCCCGAGGGCGTGGAAGTGGTTACCGTTTATGACCGCTCAGGACTAATAGAACGAGCAGTCGAAAATCTTTGGCATAAGTTACTCGAGGAGTTTTTAGTAGTAGCTTTAGTATGCATGATCTTTCTATTTCATATTCGTTCTTCTTTGGTTGCGATAATTAGCTTACCGGTCGGAATTCTGACAGCTTTTATCGTTATGCATTGGCAGGGGTTAAATGCCAATATCATGTCATTGGGAGGCATTGCTATTGCCATTGGGGCTATGATCGACGGTGCTATTGTGATGATTGAGAACATGCACAAACACATGGAGCGTACTCCGCTAACAGACAAAAACCGTTGGCAAATAGTAACAGAATCGGCTGCTGAAGTGGGGCCTGCATTATTCTTTAGTTTGTTGATTATCACAGTGAGTTTTGTTCCGGTCTTTACCTTGGAAGCTCAAGAGGGGCGAATGTTTAGCCCTTTGGCATTTACCAAGACTTATGCGATGGCAGCCAGTGCTGCGCTTGCAGTAACGCTGGTTCCTGTACTGATGGGGTACTTTATCCGCGGAAAGATATTACCTGAAAACAAAAACCCCATTAACCGGGTTCTCACGGGGCTCTATATGCCCGCATTAAAAACAGTCCTACGCTTTCCTAAAGTAACATTAGCCCTAGCTTTATTATTAACTTTAGTAGGGTTCTGGCCAGTCAATAAAATTGGGAGCGAATTTATCCCTAACTTGGACGAAGGAGACTTAATGTATATGCCTACTACCTATCCAGGTTTGTCGATTGGTAAGGCTCGTGAAGTTCTGCAACAAACAGATAAGTTGATTGCCACTATCCCTGAAGTTAAAACAGTCTTTGGAAAGATTGGCCGTGCTGAAACAGCTACTGACCCTGCACCGCTAACTATGATTGAAACGTTCATACAACTGAAACCCAAAAACGAATGGCGAGAGGGTATGACTACCGATAAGCTCAAAAAGGAAATGGATGCGCTGATAAAATTTCCTGGTTTAACTAACGCTTGGGTAATGCCAATCAAGACCCGCATCGATATGCTTGCTACCGGTATCAAAACACCAGTAGGTATAAAGGTCGCGGGTGAGGAACTAAAAGAAATTCAACAAATTGGCCAGCAACTGGAGCAGATTCTAAAGGATGTACCCGGTACCGCCTCTGTCTATTCTGAGCGAGTAGCTGGCGGACGCTACATTAAGGTAGACATTCAGCGCGAGAAAGCAGCCAGATATGGACTCAATATTGCTGATGTACAACAAGTAGTTGCAACCGCTATAGGTGGCATGAATGTGACACAGACAGTAGAAGGTTTGGAGCGGTATCCAGTGAACCTGCGCTATCCACAAGACTATCGCAACTCACCGGAGCAGATCGGATTATTACCGATAGTTACATCTAGCGGTCAACGTATCGCGTTAGCAGATGTGGCGAAAATTTACGTTGAGGACGGTCCTCCAGCCATTAAAAGTGAAAACGCACGGCTTAATGGCTGGACCTTTGTGGATATTGAGAATGTGGACGTAGGAACGTACGTGAAAGCTGCAATGGAAACTGTTCAGCAACGGCTAGATTTGCCGGCAGGTTACTCTGTGACCTGGTCTGGTCAGTACGAATACATGCTTCGGGCCAAAGAAAAGCTAACCTATGTTGTGCCTTTGACTTTACTCATCATTATAGTATTGCTGTATATGAACTTCCGAAGTTTTGCTGAAGTAGCCATTATTATGGGTACTTTACCGTTGGCCATGATTGGCTCTTTCTGGCTTATGTATCTACTTGGCTATAACTTTTCAGTGGCCGTGGGAGTAGGCTTTATTGCTCTCGCTGGGGTTGCGGTGGAGATTGGTGTCATTATGCTGGTATATCTTAATCAGGCTTATGTCCGCATGCAGATAGAATGTGAAGCTGAAGGTACTACACCAAAACGAGATGAGTTGCATCATGCAGTGTTGCATGGTGCAGGGCAACGTGTACGACCAGTGATGATGACAGCGGCGGCAATTGTTGTTGGCTTATTACCGATCATGTACGGTAGTGGTACTGGCTCAGAAGTAATGAGTCGTATTGCAGCACCTATGGTTGGTGGCATGCTTAGTGCGGTTCTTTTGACTTTGCTGGTATTACCAGCAGTTTACTTTTTGTGGCGTGAACGTGTGTTACGTGATTAG
- a CDS encoding methyltransferase family protein, giving the protein MHGESGYGLWTLVILNSAIFIFFAFSFTKPKTKTDWRSFGAFSAFVIALFTEMYGFPLTIYFLSGWLTEKYPDIDFLSHENGHLLHTLLGIEGNPHWDPLHIASNILIILGFFLLASAWNVLHKAQQTRSLATTGWYARCRHPQYLAFIMIMFGFLLQWPTLPTLIMFPVLVLVYVHLAKREERVAQQEFGADYIEYKRRTPSWIPLFTSHQT; this is encoded by the coding sequence ATGCACGGAGAGTCAGGTTATGGCCTATGGACACTAGTAATACTCAATTCAGCAATATTTATTTTCTTTGCATTTAGTTTTACCAAGCCGAAAACAAAAACTGATTGGCGTAGCTTTGGTGCCTTCTCTGCATTTGTTATTGCCTTGTTTACCGAGATGTACGGATTCCCACTAACTATTTATTTTCTCTCAGGCTGGTTAACTGAAAAGTATCCTGATATTGATTTCCTTTCCCATGAGAACGGCCATCTACTGCATACCCTTTTAGGTATTGAAGGCAATCCCCATTGGGATCCATTGCATATTGCCAGTAATATCCTGATTATACTCGGTTTCTTCTTATTGGCCTCGGCATGGAACGTTCTACACAAGGCACAACAAACCCGCTCATTGGCCACCACTGGCTGGTATGCGCGTTGCCGCCACCCACAATATCTTGCATTCATTATGATTATGTTCGGATTTCTATTGCAATGGCCAACGTTACCAACCTTGATCATGTTTCCGGTTCTGGTTTTGGTTTATGTTCACCTCGCAAAACGTGAAGAGAGGGTGGCACAACAGGAGTTTGGCGCAGATTATATAGAGTACAAGCGACGGACGCCTAGCTGGATTCCGTTATTTACATCTCATCAAACTTGA
- a CDS encoding cupredoxin domain-containing protein, with protein sequence MLLINITGLVLIALIMWWFWLYKPKEAVLGDNDLLITVENGTYSPSRIKVPAGSVVEIKFIRKDQSPCSETLLIPKLQISETLPLNKIKTIQLSSLKAGEYDFHCQMQMYRGQIVAQ encoded by the coding sequence ATGTTATTGATCAATATTACAGGTTTGGTGTTAATTGCCCTGATTATGTGGTGGTTCTGGCTTTACAAGCCAAAAGAAGCCGTGCTAGGTGACAACGATCTGCTTATTACCGTGGAAAACGGTACCTACTCACCGTCGCGCATTAAAGTTCCAGCTGGTTCTGTGGTTGAAATCAAGTTTATCCGCAAGGATCAATCACCATGCTCTGAAACTTTGTTGATTCCTAAGCTGCAAATCAGCGAGACTTTGCCGCTGAATAAGATAAAAACAATCCAATTGTCCAGCTTGAAAGCGGGCGAATACGACTTTCATTGTCAGATGCAGATGTACCGCGGACAAATTGTAGCGCAATAA
- a CDS encoding DUF2933 domain-containing protein, translating to MAIQKSFWFTPKGLAALGLIAAATYFLLVEHRQHVWQYSPFLILLACLFMHLFMHGGHGGHDNRHDQYKDESKQDANQCGLEKGRREQEHPHHD from the coding sequence ATGGCAATACAAAAATCATTCTGGTTTACCCCAAAAGGCTTAGCCGCCCTAGGGCTAATAGCTGCAGCAACCTACTTTTTACTAGTCGAGCACAGACAACATGTCTGGCAGTATTCACCCTTCCTGATTCTTTTGGCTTGTCTATTTATGCATTTGTTTATGCATGGTGGACACGGAGGGCACGATAACCGCCATGACCAGTATAAGGACGAGTCCAAGCAAGATGCCAATCAATGTGGCTTAGAAAAGGGTCGCCGAGAGCAAGAACATCCTCATCATGATTAA
- a CDS encoding thymidine phosphorylase family protein: protein MIRQVNKGSHNQLKVVDIGINTHQEPVIYMREDCHICRSEGFTSSSRITVSSSTLSIVASLNVVDNHVLEQGYVGLSKVAMQRLKPDLNEMVTVGHADVVSSLTALRKKVFGNTLNYTELQAIITDISEHLYSDIEISSFLTVCAGGRLLPDEIIDLTKAMVNAGKSLRWPKYDQVLDKHCIGGIPGNRTTPLVVSIVSAAGHIMPKTSSRAITSPAGTADTMETLTEVNLDLSAIQRVVQETGACLCWGGAVNLSPADDLLIRIERALDLDGEGQLIASVLSKKIAAGSTHTIIDIPVGDTAKVRNRESAERLANLFTKVGAACGIHVRCIITDGSKPIGSGIGPVEEARDLLAIFKRQQDASQELRERALLLASHLLDLAENCGLASGLERATSILESGKAYEQFKRILSAQGGGKSLPSSRFQHVQPSSKSGTIVAIDNRKLARLAKLAGAPFTPVSGLRLHSNVGDSVTSQTPLFTLFSDSQGELEYAMSYYNDNTDIFSISGRLQ from the coding sequence ATGATTCGTCAGGTGAATAAAGGAAGTCATAACCAGCTGAAAGTTGTCGACATTGGAATTAACACTCATCAGGAGCCAGTGATTTATATGCGTGAGGATTGCCATATTTGTCGCTCAGAAGGTTTCACATCTAGTTCGCGAATAACTGTTAGTTCTTCAACCCTCTCAATAGTGGCAAGCCTCAACGTTGTTGATAACCATGTATTGGAACAAGGGTATGTAGGCTTGTCGAAGGTTGCCATGCAACGACTTAAACCGGATTTGAATGAGATGGTAACAGTGGGGCATGCTGATGTGGTCAGCTCGTTGACAGCTCTACGCAAAAAGGTTTTTGGTAACACGCTTAACTATACGGAACTACAGGCGATTATTACTGATATCAGTGAGCACCTATATAGTGATATCGAGATCTCAAGCTTTTTGACTGTGTGCGCTGGTGGTCGGTTGCTACCCGATGAAATCATTGACTTGACCAAGGCTATGGTAAATGCTGGTAAAAGTTTACGTTGGCCCAAATACGATCAGGTTTTAGACAAACACTGTATCGGGGGTATTCCGGGTAATCGAACGACCCCTCTCGTTGTTTCTATTGTTAGTGCCGCAGGCCATATCATGCCAAAAACTTCATCAAGAGCTATCACTTCTCCAGCTGGCACAGCTGACACCATGGAAACCCTAACCGAAGTAAATCTCGATCTTTCCGCTATTCAACGTGTAGTTCAGGAAACGGGCGCTTGCCTGTGCTGGGGTGGTGCAGTCAATTTAAGTCCTGCCGACGATCTGTTAATCAGAATTGAACGTGCTCTAGACTTGGATGGTGAAGGTCAGCTGATTGCTTCAGTTCTATCTAAAAAGATTGCTGCTGGCTCTACACATACCATTATTGACATACCCGTAGGTGACACAGCCAAAGTTCGAAACCGTGAATCGGCTGAGCGATTAGCTAATTTATTTACCAAGGTCGGAGCTGCGTGTGGTATCCACGTTCGTTGCATTATTACTGATGGAAGCAAGCCCATTGGTTCTGGTATCGGCCCCGTTGAAGAAGCTCGTGATCTACTTGCCATCTTCAAACGTCAACAGGACGCCTCCCAGGAACTACGTGAACGAGCTTTATTATTAGCTTCTCACTTACTTGATCTGGCCGAAAACTGTGGCCTTGCTTCTGGACTAGAAAGAGCTACGTCGATACTGGAAAGTGGCAAAGCTTATGAACAATTCAAACGTATTCTTAGCGCACAAGGCGGGGGAAAGTCACTTCCCTCTTCACGGTTTCAGCATGTTCAACCCTCAAGTAAAAGTGGCACTATTGTGGCTATTGACAATCGGAAACTGGCACGACTTGCTAAACTAGCTGGAGCACCATTTACTCCAGTGTCCGGCCTTAGACTCCATTCCAATGTTGGCGATAGTGTTACCTCCCAAACACCTTTATTTACTTTGTTTAGCGACAGTCAAGGTGAGCTCGAATATGCGATGTCGTATTACAATGATAATACTGATATATTCTCAATTAGCGGGAGGTTACAATGA
- a CDS encoding MerR family transcriptional regulator has protein sequence MRVRELATSLDITPDTVRYYTRIGYLKPIKNPRNGYKEFCKKDWQRLRFILSARQIGFSVNDIGQILKEADMQKTPCPTTRRIMELRLRGTEQRFRETALLRTKIKTALKIWKDKPDQAPTGKMICYLIEEFSARQVENASV, from the coding sequence ATGCGAGTAAGAGAGCTAGCCACCAGCCTTGATATAACACCGGACACGGTACGTTATTACACTCGGATTGGGTATTTGAAACCCATCAAAAACCCAAGAAATGGGTATAAAGAGTTTTGCAAGAAAGACTGGCAAAGGCTTCGCTTTATTCTGAGCGCCAGACAGATAGGTTTTTCGGTTAACGATATTGGTCAGATTCTTAAGGAGGCCGATATGCAAAAAACTCCTTGCCCAACAACAAGGAGGATAATGGAACTTAGATTACGTGGAACCGAGCAGAGATTTCGTGAAACTGCTTTACTCAGAACAAAGATAAAAACTGCACTAAAGATTTGGAAAGATAAACCAGATCAAGCTCCTACAGGAAAAATGATCTGTTATTTAATTGAGGAGTTTAGTGCTCGACAAGTGGAGAATGCATCAGTATGA
- a CDS encoding ribose-phosphate diphosphokinase, translated as MKGKTNPILFSLEEHPLANSLCRELNLIKGQYTKRLFPDGESYLKIDSTVTDTPCILLADLSRPNAKYLPLIFLLDTLRELGAKSIGLVTPYLPYMRQDRRFVEGEAVTSRLFARTLSQHIDWLVTVDPHLHRYYSLNEIYNVPTQVVQGAPALADWLQQKHDVLLVGPDTESEQWVSEISRYSGHPYVIGEKHRYGDFEVEVTLPDIALHKHRTAVIIDDVISSGETILKCVEALQKQNIKDIQCAAIHGLFADDSDIRLLQSGLQKLFTSNTLPHTSNVFDVTLLLIEPILSSLQIQELNK; from the coding sequence ATGAAAGGAAAAACGAACCCGATATTATTTTCACTTGAGGAACACCCTCTTGCAAATTCGCTTTGCCGTGAATTAAATTTAATCAAAGGACAATATACAAAACGACTCTTTCCTGATGGAGAGTCTTATCTGAAAATCGACTCAACCGTAACAGATACTCCTTGCATATTGTTAGCAGACTTATCGCGGCCAAACGCGAAATATCTTCCACTCATTTTTTTGCTGGACACGTTACGCGAACTGGGTGCCAAATCTATAGGACTGGTTACACCGTATCTACCATACATGCGGCAGGATCGTCGGTTTGTTGAAGGCGAAGCAGTGACATCACGACTGTTTGCTCGGACACTCTCACAACATATCGACTGGTTAGTGACTGTTGATCCACACTTACACCGTTATTACTCACTGAATGAAATATACAATGTTCCAACTCAAGTGGTTCAAGGGGCTCCAGCCCTAGCCGATTGGCTACAACAAAAACATGATGTACTACTGGTGGGGCCTGATACAGAAAGCGAGCAGTGGGTTTCTGAGATTTCTCGGTACAGCGGTCATCCTTATGTCATTGGTGAAAAGCATCGCTATGGTGATTTCGAAGTCGAAGTAACCTTACCCGATATAGCTCTGCACAAGCATCGAACGGCAGTCATCATAGATGATGTTATTTCAAGTGGAGAGACCATTTTAAAATGTGTTGAAGCATTACAAAAGCAAAATATAAAGGACATTCAATGTGCTGCCATTCATGGTTTGTTTGCTGATGACAGCGATATACGGCTATTACAATCGGGATTGCAGAAACTCTTTACTAGCAACACACTTCCTCACACATCTAATGTGTTTGACGTGACACTGTTACTGATAGAGCCCATCCTAAGCAGCTTGCAAATACAGGAGCTCAATAAATGA